CACTTTCATAATATGGTCCTTGGAAAAATGTATATACTCCTTTTTTTGTTTCTATACCTAATCTATCTGCTACTTTTTTTGCTCTCTCTCTTAACTCCAAACTATATGGCTCTGACATGTCTGGAAAACGCTGACCAAATCTCTCATCATTTGAACCTCTTAATGGATTATTTCCTACTCCATTAATAAAGTCTTCTATTATCATTAAATCTCCTGGTTTAAATTCTGGATTTATCCCTCCACATGCATTAGTTACTATCATTTTATCTATACCTAATAACTTCATTACATATACTGGATAAGCTGTTTCTTTCATTGTATATCCTTCATAATAATGAAATCTTCCTTGCAATGCCATTACTCTTGTATTTCCTATTTTTCCAAAAACTAAATTCCCTGCATGTCCTACTACTGATATTTGTGGAAAGTTTGGTATATCTTTATATGATATATATTTCTTATCTTCCATTATATCTACTAATTTACCTAATCCACTTCCTAAAATTACTGCTATGTCTACTTTTGTATCAACCATTGATGATATGTAATCTGCACTCTCTTTTACTTTGTTGTAAAACATCTATTCTCCCTCTCTTTATTTTTAATTTGATATTATTATAACCATATTGTTTTTTTATGTCAATATTTATGATAATAATTTATCTATCTAATATTTCTTTTTTATCTTTTATATACTTTAAAGATAAAATAGCAAAATATAATATTATGAACATAAATAATTTTATAATTAT
The genomic region above belongs to Streptobacillus moniliformis DSM 12112 and contains:
- a CDS encoding purine-nucleoside phosphorylase, translated to MFYNKVKESADYISSMVDTKVDIAVILGSGLGKLVDIMEDKKYISYKDIPNFPQISVVGHAGNLVFGKIGNTRVMALQGRFHYYEGYTMKETAYPVYVMKLLGIDKMIVTNACGGINPEFKPGDLMIIEDFINGVGNNPLRGSNDERFGQRFPDMSEPYSLELRERAKKVADRLGIETKKGVYTFFQGPYYESASEIRMYGRLGSDAIGMSTVPETIVANYVGIKTLGISCITNMATGLREGNHSHEEVVEIAEEASKKLCMWMEEFIKELV